TTTGAGCACGCTGTTTACGGCGAGCATTCCGAAGCCGCCGCCGCCGAATTGATACGTTTTGCCATATGGTGTGAGCGGTCCGCTGTATGTGTACACGATGAAGTGGTCATTTGTCGCGCCGAGCATGACATTCGGCAGATTGGCGCCGGATGCTTGGCTAAGATCCAGATTGTTTGAACTGTTGGCATCAAACCCAACGATGCCATTTGAACTACTTGTGAAGTGATTTAGAAACGCTTGGTTAATCGCGGCCCCGTCCCCTACTTCCGCTCCATTATTGATCGTTATGCTGCCGCTTGGAATCGACGCTGCGCCGGCGAAAACCAACCTGCCTCCGTTGACTATTGTGCCGCCGGAATAGGTATCGGTGCCCGCCAGCCTGACCGTGCAGTTCGGACCTTTGTTAACCACGATGCTTCCGTCAGCGCCGACGATGTTCCCGGAGAACGTTGAGGGCGATTTGTCGGCGCTGCCCGTGCCGATCGTCAGTTGGGATGGAGTGCCGGCCGGATTGAGGTTAACGATCGTGGCAGGGGCGAAGTTAGGAGGGAGCGCGGCGTTCTCCAGAGACATGATTTGCTGACTTACGCCGACATTAAACGTGGCCCCCGAATTGTTCAGGTTGATGACGGTTCCGGTGCCCAAGGCCGTCGCATTGTTCGAATTGACAGTGGCAGTTAGGGTGGAAGATTGACCGATCTGCCCAATGTCAACCTCGGCTCCGGAGCTGATATTTGTGGCCGGATAATTGAGCGTAAGCACCCCACTTTCGACGCCGAATCCAATGGGGCTTACGAGCGACCCGAGGAACAAGGTTCCGACCCCCGTGCCGTTCTTGGCGATATGGAGCGTGGATGAATCGTCTAGAAAAACTGTGCTCCCTGGCCCAGTGCCAAGTGAAAGACTATAGGGTGAATTCGGCGACGCACTTGGACCGGTCGTAAATAAGAAAGAGGTTCGCATGTAGTAGCTAGCGAGATCGGCGGCATTGATGATGCCCGAAAGGTTGATGGTCAAATCACTATCAAACACATCCAAACGGTTGCTGGAGATCGCGGAACCGGACCGGAGTTGCAATGTGTCGGGCGCATATCGGATCTTGATCGTTCCGCTTCCCAAAACGGAATTCGCCGGCGCGGCCGGATCAAGGATCAACACGGCTGTGTTGACGGTCGTGCCCCCGACATAGGTACTGTTGCCGGTCAGGCGCACTGTGCCGCTGTTAACAACGAGCCCGGCTGTCGAGTCCGCTCCGTTGGCCAGGATATTGCCAGTGAGGTCCAATTCGCCAACCGGCGGAGCGTTGATGTAGATGCTCTTCCCGACATTGTTGGTCGCACCGAGCGTGATGTTTCCCGCGAAGGTGTTGACTCCGCTCGCGTTCTTGCTGCCCAAAATGAGAGAGCCAGCGGATGAATCGTTGGCGACAATCGGATTGGCCACGGTGAGGCCAGGCGCAGTGCCCAGGAATAAACTGCTGGAACCCGCGCCGATCGAGCCGAGAGTCACGGCTCCCGTCCCGACTGGGCCGCTCGTTATCGCGCCGCCGTTCTGCGTGGTGGAGGAGCCCAGAATGAGCGAATTGGCAGTGTTGATCGCAGTGCCGTTGGCGACCGTCGTGCCGCCGCTGTACGTATTTGCGCCAGAGAGCGTTACCGTGCCGCTGCCGGCAGTGGTCAATCCCTGAGCCCCGG
This window of the Pirellulales bacterium genome carries:
- a CDS encoding autotransporter-associated beta strand repeat-containing protein; the encoded protein is MLGAASADALAGTNGTWTDTTSGGLWSDPSNWSGGVVADGTDGIADFSTLDLTADNTVHLDSSRTIGSLLFGDTTPSNNWTLHNNGNAANILTMGVSSGSPLIQVNNQSATISAILAGAQGLTTAGSGTVTLSGANTYSGGTTVANGTAINTANSLILGSSTTQNGGAITSGPVGTGAVTLGSIGAGSSSLFLGTAPGLTVANPIVANDSSAGSLILGSKNASGVNTFAGNITLGATNNVGKSIYINAPPVGELDLTGNILANGADSTAGLVVNSGTVRLTGNSTYVGGTTVNTAVLILDPAAPANSVLGSGTIKIRYAPDTLQLRSGSAISSNRLDVFDSDLTINLSGIINAADLASYYMRTSFLFTTGPSASPNSPYSLSLGTGPGSTVFLDDSSTLHIAKNGTGVGTLFLGSLVSPIGFGVESGVLTLNYPATNISSGAEVDIGQIGQSSTLTATVNSNNATALGTGTVINLNNSGATFNVGVSQQIMSLENAALPPNFAPATIVNLNPAGTPSQLTIGTGSADKSPSTFSGNIVGADGSIVVNKGPNCTVRLAGTDTYSGGTIVNGGRLVFAGAASIPSGSITINNGAEVGDGAAINQAFLNHFTSSSNGIVGFDANSSNNLDLSQASGANLPNVMLGATNDHFIVYTYSGPLTPYGKTYQFGGGGFGMLAVNSVLKDSPAGSTSLTLSGNLTLVLSGTNTYSGDTTVNGGTLQVTGSLDKNGPATTFVSAGTDFTLASLIRRVQPGGSYAGLGATAGGIAIGSMADIRAGKN